The Terriglobus tenax genome contains a region encoding:
- the coxB gene encoding cytochrome c oxidase subunit II, translating to MGISPVLWQFLNKWLTSSALFPKEASTIAPYTDALYFFLLAMTLVGVVIVGALVFGFSIRYRKDRNPEATQIEGSTLLEATWTIIPLVIFLVAFVWGALLYFRIYNPPTNSMNIYIVGKQWMWKAEHPGGQHEINALHVPTGRPVQLTMISQDVFHSYSIPEFRVKREVIPGRYTTVWFNATEPGVYHLFCTQYCGTLHSGMIGTVTALTPDDYQKWTEASTSGMSLAQNGERLFASLGCNQCHTGEAGARGPNLPGLYGSKVQMEDGSTQIANEAYLRDTILNPSSHIPAGYKPIMPTYQGQISEEGLIDLVEYIKSLKTNYRVQQTLTTSTSTETAPTTPGMVKP from the coding sequence ATGGGAATCAGTCCGGTACTTTGGCAATTTCTAAACAAGTGGCTCACCTCTTCGGCGTTGTTCCCGAAGGAGGCGTCGACCATTGCTCCCTACACCGACGCACTCTACTTCTTCCTGCTGGCAATGACGCTTGTCGGCGTGGTTATCGTCGGCGCACTGGTCTTTGGTTTTTCGATCCGCTACCGCAAGGACCGCAATCCTGAGGCGACGCAGATCGAGGGTTCGACGCTGCTGGAAGCGACCTGGACAATCATCCCCCTGGTCATCTTCCTGGTGGCGTTTGTGTGGGGCGCTCTGCTGTACTTCCGCATCTATAACCCGCCGACCAACTCGATGAACATCTACATCGTCGGCAAGCAGTGGATGTGGAAGGCCGAGCATCCGGGTGGCCAGCATGAGATCAACGCGCTCCACGTGCCGACCGGCCGTCCGGTGCAGCTGACCATGATCTCGCAGGACGTCTTCCACTCGTACTCGATCCCCGAGTTCCGCGTGAAGCGTGAAGTGATCCCCGGCCGTTACACGACGGTGTGGTTCAACGCCACCGAGCCGGGTGTCTATCACCTGTTCTGCACCCAGTACTGCGGCACGCTGCACTCTGGCATGATCGGCACGGTCACCGCACTGACGCCCGATGATTACCAGAAGTGGACTGAGGCCTCGACCAGCGGCATGAGCCTGGCGCAGAACGGCGAGCGCCTGTTTGCCAGCCTGGGCTGCAACCAGTGCCACACCGGTGAAGCGGGTGCACGCGGACCGAACCTTCCTGGCCTATATGGCAGCAAGGTCCAGATGGAAGACGGATCGACGCAGATTGCCAACGAGGCTTACCTGCGCGACACGATCCTGAACCCGTCCTCGCACATTCCGGCCGGCTATAAGCCGATTATGCCGACCTACCAGGGCCAGATCAGCGAAGAAGGCCTGATCGACCTGGTGGAATACATCAAGTCCCTGAAGACCAACTACCGTGTCCAGCAGACACTGACCACGTCAACGTCCACAGAAACGGCGCCGACCACGCCGGGGATGGTGAAGCCATGA
- a CDS encoding SCO family protein, giving the protein MTTMRPIRKSRLAALLGCALACASAMGQVSGYGDKQSGENSGGQLPTVLQRVGVEQHLNAPLPLDAPFTDETGKAVKLGDYFNGKQAGLFALVYYRCPMLCSEEMDGMASALQMVKLKPGKDFQIVMVSIDPRETPQDAAEKKAMYVKRYGHPETADGWHFLVGPKSSIDAASKASGYGYVEVKSADGKTSQFAHASALEVVTPEGRLAQYYMGVEYSPKDLLLGLIEASGNKIGSPVANILTYCYHYDPQQNKHSLIVARVVQLGGMITVAGLGGFMFLMFRRDMKLGRDHSLTKRQNG; this is encoded by the coding sequence ATGACGACGATGCGGCCAATCCGGAAGTCTCGCCTCGCTGCCCTGCTGGGTTGCGCGCTGGCGTGCGCCTCCGCGATGGGGCAGGTGTCGGGTTATGGGGACAAGCAGTCTGGCGAGAACAGCGGCGGACAGTTGCCGACGGTTCTGCAGCGCGTGGGCGTGGAGCAGCATCTGAATGCTCCTCTGCCGCTCGATGCGCCCTTTACGGATGAGACCGGAAAGGCCGTCAAGCTGGGCGATTACTTCAACGGGAAACAGGCCGGGTTGTTTGCCCTGGTCTACTACCGCTGCCCGATGCTTTGCTCTGAGGAGATGGATGGCATGGCCTCTGCTCTGCAGATGGTGAAGCTGAAGCCGGGCAAGGACTTCCAGATCGTCATGGTCTCGATTGACCCGCGGGAGACCCCGCAGGATGCGGCCGAGAAGAAGGCGATGTATGTAAAGCGTTACGGTCACCCCGAGACAGCCGATGGCTGGCACTTCCTGGTGGGACCGAAGTCTTCGATCGACGCGGCTTCCAAGGCCTCTGGCTATGGCTATGTCGAGGTGAAGAGCGCCGATGGCAAGACCTCGCAGTTCGCGCACGCATCGGCGTTGGAAGTGGTAACGCCGGAGGGCCGGCTGGCACAGTACTACATGGGTGTGGAGTACTCGCCGAAGGACCTGCTGCTCGGTTTGATTGAGGCATCTGGCAACAAGATCGGTTCGCCGGTCGCAAACATTTTGACGTACTGCTATCACTACGACCCGCAGCAGAACAAGCACAGCCTGATTGTGGCTCGCGTGGTGCAACTAGGCGGCATGATCACCGTGGCTGGCCTGGGTGGGTTCATGTTCTTGATGTTCCGGCGGGATATGAAGCTGGGACGTGATCATTCTTTGACGAAGCGACAGAACGGATAA
- a CDS encoding c-type cytochrome, producing the protein MQGAWIKVQGARIILAAGLASVAVLTGCRQDMHDQPKMFPQRSTPMFADGRSARPQVENTVGRGQLHEDSYFYTGLVDGKEGDGMPFEATAAVLKRGQERYNIYCTPCHSRVGNGAGEIVERGYKLAGNFHTERLRSAPLGHFFSVMTNGYGAMPDYSAQLTPADRWAVAAYVRALQLSQNAKPADVPTGVEVKPLSKLAEEQGMPPGYAADWSVPNTAAPVAPEVPKAAEPATPAASGTSSVAPATGENQKAPAPAVTKDAAPATAKTAALTKPKGPSPEDIAAGKGVYMANCVPCHQATRTGLPPNIPSLVGIVSRVGPDRIRQVVTQGIATGKIQMPSFASKLNSTDIDHLIAYLGTD; encoded by the coding sequence ATGCAGGGCGCATGGATTAAGGTACAAGGCGCACGCATCATCCTTGCGGCAGGTCTGGCCAGCGTAGCTGTGCTGACCGGTTGCCGGCAGGACATGCATGATCAGCCGAAGATGTTCCCGCAGCGTTCGACGCCGATGTTTGCTGACGGCCGCTCGGCCCGTCCCCAGGTGGAGAACACCGTGGGCCGTGGCCAGCTGCACGAGGACAGCTACTTCTACACCGGTCTGGTGGACGGTAAGGAAGGCGACGGCATGCCGTTCGAGGCGACTGCCGCCGTGCTCAAGCGCGGCCAGGAGCGTTACAACATTTACTGCACACCGTGCCACTCGCGTGTAGGCAATGGCGCCGGAGAGATTGTCGAGCGTGGCTATAAGCTGGCCGGCAACTTCCATACGGAGCGCCTGCGTTCGGCGCCGCTCGGTCACTTCTTCAGTGTGATGACCAACGGCTACGGCGCGATGCCGGACTACTCGGCGCAGCTGACCCCGGCCGACCGCTGGGCGGTAGCAGCCTATGTCCGCGCCCTGCAGCTGAGCCAGAATGCCAAGCCGGCCGATGTGCCGACGGGCGTGGAGGTCAAGCCGCTGTCGAAGCTTGCTGAAGAGCAGGGAATGCCTCCCGGCTACGCGGCTGACTGGTCTGTGCCGAACACGGCTGCACCGGTTGCCCCCGAGGTGCCGAAGGCAGCTGAGCCGGCAACCCCGGCGGCGAGCGGAACCTCTTCGGTGGCTCCGGCTACCGGTGAGAACCAGAAGGCTCCCGCTCCGGCTGTGACCAAGGACGCTGCTCCGGCAACCGCGAAGACCGCGGCGCTGACCAAGCCCAAGGGTCCTTCACCTGAGGACATTGCTGCGGGTAAGGGTGTGTATATGGCCAACTGCGTGCCCTGCCACCAGGCAACGCGCACGGGTCTTCCGCCCAACATCCCCTCGCTGGTTGGAATCGTGAGCCGGGTTGGACCGGACCGCATTCGCCAGGTAGTGACGCAGGGCATCGCGACGGGCAAGATTCAGATGCCGTCCTTCGCATCGAAGCTGAACTCCACCGATATCGATCACCTGATCGCTTACCTCGGAACCGACTGA
- a CDS encoding DUF3341 domain-containing protein: MPVQEGIYGLLAEFDTPGALVHATEAASAAGYRRMECYTPYPVEEAAEALGVVKNRVPLLTLMGGIMGLTTAFLMQTWISRWGYPLNIAGRPMFSWPAFIIPTYEWTILFAGLSAAFGMLALNGLPQPYHPLFNAPNFRQGATDHKFFLCLEAIDPKFDANETRAFLEQFHAVSVVEVDL; the protein is encoded by the coding sequence ATGCCGGTACAAGAAGGAATCTACGGATTGCTGGCGGAGTTTGATACTCCTGGCGCGCTGGTGCACGCGACCGAGGCTGCCTCGGCTGCGGGCTACCGCCGGATGGAGTGCTACACGCCGTATCCGGTGGAAGAGGCCGCAGAGGCGCTGGGCGTGGTGAAGAACCGCGTTCCGCTGCTGACGCTGATGGGCGGCATCATGGGCCTGACGACGGCTTTCCTGATGCAGACCTGGATCTCGCGCTGGGGCTATCCGCTGAACATCGCAGGCCGCCCAATGTTCAGCTGGCCGGCGTTCATTATTCCGACCTACGAGTGGACCATTCTGTTTGCCGGTCTGTCGGCTGCCTTTGGCATGCTGGCTCTGAACGGTCTGCCGCAGCCGTATCACCCGCTGTTCAACGCCCCGAACTTCCGTCAGGGCGCGACCGACCATAAGTTCTTCCTGTGCCTGGAGGCGATCGATCCGAAGTTCGATGCGAACGAGACGCGCGCCTTCCTCGAGCAGTTCCACGCGGTAAGTGTGGTGGAGGTGGATCTCTAA
- the nrfD gene encoding NrfD/PsrC family molybdoenzyme membrane anchor subunit, translated as MATKGQISDPMIDPKTGEYAVIAPGHNFKSVTEKIAGVVLTSNTPLGWFFGLIVAAGVATFLVIAITWLFLKGVGIWGVTIPGAWGFAIINFVWWIGIGHAGTLISAILLLFKQTWRNSINRFAEAMTIFAVCCAGLFPVLHVGRPWLGYWLFPYPNTMNVWPQFRSPLCWDVFAVSTYATISVVFWYIGMIPDFGTLRDKAELPLAKYIYGLLSLGWRGSTRHWMRYETASLLLAGLSTPLVLSVHTVISFDFAVAALPGWHTTVFPPYFVAGAIYSGFAMVLTLAIPIRKFYHMEDLVTLRHLDNMAKVMLGTGLIVAYGYGLEVFMAWYSASHWEFFMMWNRMFGPMGWGYWILILTNIAIPLTTLWSRKLRVNVTYLFLLSLVINTGMWFERFVIVVTSLYRDFLPSSWGTYKATKWDYMLYVGTMGMFAFLFLLFVRLAPMIPMNEIKMMLPQTKIKPSENTVEETA; from the coding sequence ATGGCGACCAAGGGACAAATTAGCGATCCGATGATCGACCCGAAGACTGGCGAATATGCAGTCATCGCGCCGGGCCATAATTTCAAGTCGGTCACAGAGAAGATTGCCGGTGTGGTTCTGACCTCGAACACTCCCCTGGGATGGTTCTTCGGTCTGATCGTGGCGGCGGGTGTGGCAACCTTCCTGGTAATCGCCATCACCTGGCTCTTCCTGAAGGGTGTGGGTATCTGGGGTGTCACCATCCCGGGCGCCTGGGGTTTCGCCATCATCAACTTCGTCTGGTGGATCGGTATCGGTCACGCCGGAACGCTGATCTCGGCGATTCTGCTGCTCTTCAAGCAGACCTGGCGTAACTCGATCAACCGCTTCGCAGAGGCGATGACGATCTTCGCTGTATGCTGCGCCGGCCTGTTCCCGGTCCTGCACGTTGGCCGTCCGTGGCTCGGTTACTGGCTGTTCCCGTATCCGAACACGATGAACGTCTGGCCGCAGTTCCGTTCGCCGCTTTGCTGGGACGTATTCGCTGTCTCGACGTATGCGACGATCTCGGTGGTCTTCTGGTACATCGGCATGATTCCCGACTTCGGCACCCTGCGCGACAAGGCAGAGCTGCCGCTGGCCAAGTACATCTACGGCCTGCTCTCGCTCGGCTGGCGCGGTTCCACCCGCCACTGGATGCGGTATGAGACGGCTTCGCTGCTTCTGGCCGGTCTGTCCACTCCGCTGGTGCTCTCGGTACACACGGTCATCAGCTTCGACTTCGCGGTCGCGGCTCTGCCCGGCTGGCACACGACGGTCTTCCCACCGTACTTCGTTGCCGGCGCTATCTATTCCGGTTTCGCCATGGTGCTAACGCTGGCCATTCCGATCCGCAAGTTCTACCACATGGAAGACCTGGTCACCCTGCGCCACCTGGACAACATGGCTAAGGTCATGCTCGGCACCGGTCTGATTGTGGCGTACGGTTACGGCCTGGAAGTCTTCATGGCCTGGTACTCGGCCAGCCACTGGGAGTTCTTCATGATGTGGAACCGTATGTTCGGCCCGATGGGCTGGGGCTACTGGATCCTTATCCTGACGAACATCGCGATTCCGCTGACCACGCTGTGGTCGCGCAAGCTTCGTGTCAATGTGACCTACCTGTTCCTGCTGTCGCTGGTCATCAACACGGGTATGTGGTTTGAGCGCTTCGTCATCGTCGTCACCTCGCTGTACCGTGACTTCCTGCCATCGAGCTGGGGCACGTACAAGGCGACGAAGTGGGATTACATGCTCTACGTCGGCACGATGGGAATGTTCGCCTTCCTGTTCCTGCTGTTCGTGCGCCTGGCTCCGATGATTCCGATGAACGAAATCAAGATGATGCTGCCGCAGACCAAGATCAAGCCTTCAGAAAACACCGTAGAGGAGACCGCCTAA
- a CDS encoding TAT-variant-translocated molybdopterin oxidoreductase, with product MPEVVSTIAPAKPKRMTIAEVQEKLSKKTGRRFWTSLDELAEQPGFEEMLREEFPRQASEMTSGVSRRGFMKVMGASFALAGLTGCTKQPDEPIYPYVKAPEDLVLGKPMYFATAHPFPTGAVPVLVKSDAFRPIKVDGNPEHPASKGKSDGFTQATVLDLYDPDRSQHILFEGNTKSWGDFQDAIAKGLDGLRQGAGLYILSETVTSPTLAAQWKATQAKYPAAKLIQWDPVNRDAARAGSLAAFGEYVDAQYKLEEADVILSLDADFLGGAAFPGFLPLSAAYAERHRYEESKEQNRLYVAESMPSVTGFKAEHRLALKPSDLEKFALALAGQGSAPADAAKFLEVVKADLTKAGGKAVVIPGEYTSPAVHAAAALINAQIGAVGKTVVYTETVNPVPSQQTSDLKALVADLNAGKVQWLVILGVNPVYAAPGDLNFAKAAEKAKVIVHLGQQVDETALIAHWHINQAHYLESWSDARSYDGTISIIQPMIDPLYGGKTAHDVLAQLSGNPQTSAYDAVTANAKTYIKGSFEAGWRKALHDGWVADTAFAPKTVTAKAGSIPTSTVPSGEFEISFKPDASLYDGRFANNGWLQEVPKQVTHLSWDNAALMSMESMKKLGVEETDIIELTVGGNKVKAPVLMVPGHPQGSITVHVGFGRTTGRVATGHGFNAYTISTSTPASWTGGSAKKTEGTYDLCVTSVHSLDNRGNFAQSTIESLGYKKDFSNSRSLAGNEEQVRGIIRYATAEEAKKNPGFAHEGPGLRETPEEDMSFFPDAWSYKNTDKSSGKIQNAWGMSIDLNSCVGCNACVISCYSENNIPVVGREQVKVGRNMQWIRIDTYFEGDLHAPKAHFQPMLCQHCENAGCEQVCPVGATVHTPEGLNQMVYNRCVGTRYCSNNCPYKVRRFNFLLYSDYETESLKLGRNPDVSVRSRGVMEKCTYCVQRIQAAKIEADKENREVRDGDIVTACQQACPTDAIVFGNINDKASKVAKRKAEERNYAVLGDLNYRPRTTYTAGVINPNPELELA from the coding sequence ATGCCTGAAGTTGTTAGCACCATTGCTCCGGCCAAGCCGAAGCGTATGACGATCGCTGAAGTTCAGGAGAAGCTGTCGAAGAAGACTGGCCGCCGCTTCTGGACCAGCCTCGACGAGCTGGCGGAACAGCCTGGTTTTGAGGAGATGCTCCGCGAGGAGTTCCCGCGCCAGGCCAGCGAGATGACCTCCGGTGTTTCGCGCCGCGGCTTCATGAAGGTGATGGGCGCCTCGTTCGCTCTTGCCGGACTGACCGGCTGCACCAAGCAGCCCGACGAACCGATCTATCCGTACGTCAAGGCTCCTGAGGACCTGGTTCTCGGCAAGCCGATGTACTTCGCGACGGCTCATCCCTTCCCGACCGGCGCTGTTCCGGTGCTGGTGAAGTCGGATGCCTTCCGCCCGATCAAGGTGGACGGTAACCCGGAGCACCCGGCATCGAAGGGTAAGTCGGACGGCTTTACCCAGGCCACGGTTCTGGACCTGTACGATCCGGACCGCTCGCAGCACATTTTGTTTGAAGGCAACACCAAGAGCTGGGGAGATTTCCAGGACGCCATCGCGAAGGGCCTTGACGGCCTGCGCCAGGGTGCCGGACTGTACATCCTGAGCGAAACGGTGACCTCGCCCACGCTGGCGGCGCAGTGGAAGGCCACGCAGGCCAAGTATCCCGCGGCGAAGCTCATCCAGTGGGATCCGGTCAACCGCGATGCGGCCCGCGCCGGTTCGCTGGCTGCTTTTGGCGAGTATGTCGATGCACAGTACAAGCTGGAAGAGGCGGACGTTATCCTCTCGCTGGACGCTGACTTCCTGGGCGGAGCCGCTTTCCCGGGCTTCCTTCCGCTGTCGGCTGCGTATGCTGAGCGTCATCGCTACGAAGAGAGCAAGGAGCAGAACCGCCTTTACGTAGCGGAGTCCATGCCCAGCGTTACCGGTTTCAAGGCAGAGCATCGCCTGGCGCTGAAGCCTTCTGACCTTGAGAAGTTTGCGCTCGCGCTGGCCGGACAGGGTTCCGCCCCGGCCGATGCGGCCAAGTTCCTGGAAGTGGTCAAGGCTGACCTGACCAAGGCCGGTGGCAAGGCTGTGGTGATTCCGGGTGAGTACACCTCTCCGGCAGTTCACGCCGCCGCTGCCCTGATCAACGCACAGATCGGCGCCGTGGGCAAGACGGTGGTTTACACCGAGACGGTCAACCCGGTACCGAGCCAGCAGACCTCTGATCTGAAGGCCCTGGTTGCTGACCTGAATGCCGGCAAGGTGCAGTGGCTGGTGATTCTGGGTGTCAACCCTGTTTACGCGGCACCTGGCGACCTGAACTTCGCCAAGGCTGCGGAGAAGGCCAAGGTGATCGTTCACCTGGGTCAGCAGGTGGATGAGACGGCCCTGATCGCGCACTGGCACATCAACCAGGCTCACTATCTTGAGAGCTGGTCTGACGCCCGCTCGTATGACGGCACCATCTCCATCATTCAGCCGATGATTGATCCGCTGTATGGCGGCAAGACGGCGCATGATGTTCTGGCCCAGCTCAGCGGCAACCCGCAGACCTCGGCGTATGATGCCGTGACGGCCAATGCCAAGACCTATATCAAGGGAAGCTTTGAGGCAGGCTGGCGCAAGGCGTTGCATGACGGCTGGGTGGCAGATACCGCATTCGCTCCGAAGACGGTGACGGCCAAGGCCGGCAGCATTCCGACGAGCACGGTACCCTCCGGCGAGTTTGAAATCTCGTTCAAGCCGGATGCCTCGCTCTATGACGGCCGCTTCGCAAATAACGGCTGGCTGCAGGAAGTTCCCAAGCAGGTCACGCACCTGAGCTGGGACAACGCCGCGCTGATGTCGATGGAGAGCATGAAGAAGCTCGGCGTCGAAGAGACCGACATCATCGAACTGACGGTTGGCGGAAACAAGGTCAAGGCTCCGGTCCTGATGGTTCCGGGCCACCCGCAGGGCTCGATCACCGTGCATGTCGGCTTCGGCCGCACCACGGGCCGCGTTGCCACGGGCCACGGCTTTAACGCCTACACCATCAGCACTTCGACTCCGGCTTCCTGGACGGGCGGCTCGGCGAAGAAGACGGAAGGCACGTACGACCTCTGCGTGACCAGCGTTCACTCGCTCGACAACCGCGGTAACTTCGCGCAGTCGACGATTGAGAGCCTGGGCTACAAAAAGGACTTCTCCAACTCGCGCTCCCTGGCGGGTAACGAAGAGCAGGTCCGCGGCATTATCCGCTACGCCACGGCAGAAGAGGCGAAGAAGAACCCCGGCTTCGCGCACGAAGGTCCTGGCCTGCGCGAGACTCCGGAAGAGGACATGAGCTTCTTCCCGGATGCCTGGAGCTACAAGAATACGGACAAGTCCAGCGGCAAGATCCAGAACGCCTGGGGCATGTCGATCGATCTGAACTCCTGCGTTGGCTGCAACGCCTGCGTCATCAGCTGCTACTCGGAGAACAACATTCCGGTGGTTGGCCGCGAGCAGGTCAAGGTTGGCCGCAACATGCAGTGGATCCGCATCGACACCTACTTCGAGGGCGATCTGCATGCTCCGAAGGCGCACTTCCAGCCGATGCTGTGCCAGCACTGCGAGAACGCGGGCTGCGAGCAGGTCTGCCCGGTCGGAGCAACGGTTCACACTCCGGAAGGCCTGAACCAGATGGTGTACAACCGTTGCGTTGGAACGCGTTACTGCTCCAACAACTGCCCGTACAAGGTTCGCCGCTTCAACTTCCTGCTGTACTCAGACTATGAGACTGAGAGCCTGAAGCTGGGCCGCAACCCGGATGTTTCGGTTCGCTCGCGTGGTGTGATGGAAAAGTGCACCTACTGCGTGCAGCGTATCCAGGCCGCGAAGATCGAGGCCGACAAGGAAAACCGCGAGGTTCGCGACGGCGATATCGTGACGGCTTGCCAGCAGGCCTGCCCGACCGACGCCATCGTCTTCGGCAACATCAACGACAAGGCGAGCAAGGTGGCCAAGCGCAAGGCAGAAGAGCGCAACTACGCCGTGCTCGGTGACCTGAACTACCGTCCGCGTACCACCTACACGGCCGGAGTCATCAACCCGAATCCTGAGCTGGAGCTGGCATAA
- a CDS encoding cytochrome c3 family protein yields the protein MAQVFDRSSNALARAALVVTGLIVIALGVALNQLQRSPWVTRQGQRPDQPVPFSHRHHVEGLGVQCQYCHTSVEKSMYAGIPPTKTCMNCHAQIWTNAEMLEPVRQSWATGESIKWTRVHDLPDYVYFNHEIHVNKGIGCASCHGRVDEMPLMYQENTLQMEWCLNCHRNPGKNLRPTSEIYNMAWTGPSEKKPVYCADTGVSGPTSQGVVCSTEKPEGPKLAMLQESAAGKSEGGSAAGIKLPLNYVKFTSQEDLGKYLTDKYHIRTPNELSSCEVCHR from the coding sequence ATGGCGCAAGTTTTTGACCGCAGTTCGAACGCGCTGGCCCGGGCAGCACTCGTTGTTACAGGCCTGATCGTGATCGCGCTGGGCGTTGCGCTGAACCAGTTGCAGCGCTCCCCGTGGGTAACACGGCAGGGGCAGCGGCCGGATCAGCCCGTCCCGTTCAGTCACAGGCACCACGTCGAAGGTCTCGGCGTGCAGTGTCAGTACTGTCACACCAGCGTGGAGAAGTCGATGTACGCCGGCATCCCGCCGACGAAGACTTGCATGAACTGCCACGCGCAGATCTGGACCAACGCCGAGATGCTCGAGCCGGTCCGTCAGAGCTGGGCGACGGGTGAGTCCATCAAGTGGACGCGTGTCCACGATCTTCCGGATTATGTGTACTTCAACCACGAAATTCACGTGAACAAGGGCATTGGCTGCGCCAGCTGCCACGGTCGTGTGGACGAGATGCCGTTGATGTACCAGGAAAATACCCTCCAGATGGAGTGGTGCCTGAACTGCCATCGCAATCCGGGTAAGAACCTTCGCCCCACCAGCGAGATCTACAACATGGCCTGGACGGGCCCGTCGGAGAAGAAGCCGGTCTATTGCGCTGACACCGGCGTAAGCGGACCGACCTCGCAGGGCGTCGTCTGCTCGACGGAGAAGCCAGAAGGTCCGAAGCTTGCCATGCTGCAGGAGTCCGCTGCCGGCAAGTCTGAGGGTGGATCCGCCGCGGGCATCAAGCTTCCGCTCAACTACGTCAAGTTCACAAGCCAGGAAGACCTGGGCAAGTACCTGACGGACAAGTACCACATTCGCACCCCGAATGAGCTTTCCAGCTGCGAGGTGTGCCACAGATGA
- a CDS encoding DNA-3-methyladenine glycosylase family protein — protein sequence MSSPHPARTRKPSYDTNAAIAALSAADPRLGKLIERCGPFTMRLAHQQSPFEALTEAIIYQQLHGKAAATIHRRMLESFHPVCGLGNHPSPEHILDCPNEQLRAAGLSHNKMLALRDLAAKTIDGTVPTLQKIRRMSDDEIIAHLTQVRGIGKWTVEMMLIFRLGRPDVLPLDDYGIRKGFSLTFLGLKPTQKVTPDLLATKEQMLRRAKKWHPWCSIASWYMWRACDLAAKKAED from the coding sequence ATGTCTTCGCCCCATCCTGCGCGCACCCGTAAGCCTTCCTATGACACAAATGCCGCGATTGCGGCCCTCTCGGCGGCTGATCCCAGGCTGGGAAAGCTGATTGAGCGCTGCGGGCCGTTCACCATGCGGCTGGCCCACCAGCAGTCGCCCTTTGAGGCGCTGACCGAGGCCATCATCTACCAGCAGCTCCACGGCAAGGCCGCCGCCACCATCCACCGCCGGATGCTCGAGAGCTTTCACCCGGTCTGCGGACTGGGCAACCACCCCTCACCCGAGCACATTCTCGACTGCCCCAATGAGCAGTTGCGCGCCGCCGGCCTGTCCCACAACAAGATGCTGGCCCTGCGCGACCTGGCCGCCAAGACCATCGACGGCACCGTGCCCACCCTGCAGAAGATCCGCCGCATGTCCGACGACGAGATCATCGCGCACCTGACCCAGGTACGAGGCATCGGCAAGTGGACCGTCGAGATGATGCTCATCTTCCGCCTCGGCCGCCCGGATGTTCTCCCCCTGGACGACTACGGCATACGCAAAGGCTTCTCCCTCACCTTTCTCGGCCTGAAGCCAACGCAGAAAGTGACTCCCGACCTGCTGGCCACCAAGGAACAAATGCTGCGCCGCGCAAAGAAGTGGCACCCCTGGTGCTCCATTGCAAGCTGGTACATGTGGCGCGCCTGCGACCTGGCCGCGAAAAAGGCGGAAGACTAG
- a CDS encoding FMN-dependent NADH-azoreductase produces the protein MPTLLRIDSSPLSGHSVSREMTDTFVASWKASHADGQVVTRDLATTALAPIDAAWIRAIHTPADSQSVEQKALLTLSEELIAELYQAEEYVIGVPMHNFGIPSTLKLWIDLVSRAGKTFAVENGAPVGLLKGKKVTFLVATGFEYGTGSPMAAMNNIDSYLRTLFSFFGVTELTFLTAGGTIALNYGQDRATFLQPHLEAVQSHAQHA, from the coding sequence ATGCCCACCCTCTTGCGTATTGATTCCAGCCCGCTTTCAGGGCACTCCGTCTCCCGCGAGATGACGGATACCTTTGTTGCCTCGTGGAAGGCGAGCCATGCCGACGGGCAGGTAGTGACGCGCGACCTGGCGACGACAGCACTGGCGCCGATCGACGCGGCATGGATCCGCGCCATTCACACCCCGGCAGACAGCCAGAGCGTGGAGCAGAAGGCGTTGCTGACGCTGTCAGAGGAACTGATCGCGGAGCTGTACCAGGCCGAGGAGTATGTGATCGGCGTGCCGATGCATAACTTCGGGATCCCCTCGACGTTGAAGCTGTGGATTGACCTGGTCTCTCGCGCGGGCAAGACCTTTGCGGTGGAGAATGGTGCGCCGGTGGGATTGCTGAAGGGCAAGAAAGTCACGTTTCTGGTAGCGACGGGCTTCGAGTACGGAACGGGATCGCCCATGGCCGCCATGAACAACATTGACTCATACCTGAGGACGCTGTTCAGCTTTTTCGGAGTCACGGAGCTGACCTTCCTGACCGCGGGTGGAACCATTGCTCTGAACTATGGACAGGATCGCGCAACCTTCCTGCAGCCGCACCTGGAAGCCGTGCAGTCGCACGCGCAGCACGCGTAA